A genome region from Trachemys scripta elegans isolate TJP31775 chromosome 2, CAS_Tse_1.0, whole genome shotgun sequence includes the following:
- the SLC43A1 gene encoding large neutral amino acids transporter small subunit 3, whose product MGSLMGGYYRVWWRRCGGCLGLTVTSPPCLLPPPPLPADSIPLRRSVCSPIFLWSLIPMGMTQLRVIFYMAAMNKMLEFQVTGGSPDVPEELMEKAEDTVGFYASIFGVMQLLCLVTCPFIGYVMDWRMKDCVDGPLGTGATVAAGAGAEKSPARPRYRKIQKLTNAIRAFTFTNLLLMGFGVTCLISNLPLQFLTFVLHTLVRGFFHSACGGLYAAVYPSSHFGTLTGLQSLISAIFALLQQPLFMVMVGPLAGDPFWVNFGLLIFSLLGFLLPFYLCYFRRALLRDQPALGESPDLAEGAQVKLQDGVALNGMLSADDTAA is encoded by the exons ATGGGGTCTCTGATGGGGGGGTACTATCGTGTCTGGTGGAGGAGATGTGGGGGTTGTCTGGGGCTGACAGTAACGTCTCCTCCttgccttctccctcccccgcccctgcctgCAGACTCGATCCCCTTGCGCCGCAGCGTCTGCTCCCCCATCTTCCTGTGGAGCCTGATCCCCATGGGCATGACCCAGCTGCGCGTCATCTTCTACATGGCAGCGATGAACAAGATGCTGGAGTTCCAGGTGACGGGCGGCAGCCCGGACG TGCCGGAGGAGCTGATGGAGAAGGCTGAGGACACAG TTGGGTTCTACGCCTCCATCTTCGGGGTCATGCAGCTGCTCTGCCTCGTAACCTGCCCCTTCATCGGCTACGTGATGGACTGGCGCATGAAGGACTGTGTGGACGGGCCGCTGGGCACGGGCGCCACCGTGGCAGCTGG GGCCGGGGCTGAGAAGTCACCTGCTAGGCCCCGTTACCGCAAGATCCAGAAGCTCACCAACGCCATCCGGGCCTTCACCTTCACCAACCTGCTGCTGATGGGCTTCGGGGTCACCTGCCTCATCAGTAACCTACCTCTGCAG TTTTTGACCTTTGTCCTTCACACCTTGGTACGAGGCTTTTTCCACTCCGCCTGCGGAGGTCTCTATGCCGCTGT GTACCCGTCCAGTCACTTCGGCACGCTAACTGGCCTGCAGTCGCTGATCAGCGCCATCTTTGCTCTGCTGCAGCAGCCGCTCTTCATGGTCATGGTGGGGCCCCTGGCCGGCGACCCCTTCTGG gtCAATTTTGGCCTCCTGATCTTCTCTCTCCtgggcttcctgctgcccttcTACCTCTGCTACTTCCGGCGCGCCCTGCTCCGGGATCAGCCGGCGCTGGGAGAGAGCCCGGACCTGGCTGAGGGCGCCCAAGTCAAACTCCAGGACGGCGTGGCCCTCAATGGCATGCTGAGTGCTGACGACACTGCGGCATAg